GTGTGAGTCATCGCAGGCAGCCGAATAAAATACGCCAGGCTGCACTGTATTTTCTTCGTTACGCAAGGCCTCACGGGCTGTAACGTTTCCCGAATAGCGCTCGCGACAGTTGCTAGAGCCCGTCCGCCGCTCCACGGGACCACTCACTCCACCAAGACCCAAGGGCCGCGCCAGACAAAGGGAGTCATCCACCAAACTTGATGCAGGGAAGCATCATCGCTTTGAGTCAGATCAAAGGGAGATGACGCAGCCTGCCACCAGATACACTGAGCTACAACGCCAGAGAAGGCCAGAGTGCAGCATCGTGAGGAATCGAATCTAACCTCGGCCAAGGTCCCAAGGGATCGGCCACAGACGCCGCAGTTCCAGGCAACCTCAGAGTTGCAGCTTGTGAGGTATGTGGCCAAAAGAAGCCGGACAGGTCCCGAAAGAGAAGGTGATGGGATGCATCAACGGAGGAGTAACCATCATCAAACCATGCTCAAGATACGACGTCGTAGCTCAACCAACTCTACTCGAGACGTCAAAACAactcgccatcatcacctaTCGCATCAACCCGACGCAAATAGGTACTGCCGAGTCTGAGTGAGCGCCATGTACGCTTCGTAATACTCGACTCGCCTCTTTCTCACTTACAGATCAGCGGCGTCTCACATGCTGATCTGACGCTGACTGGCGCAGCTCGGGTGTGGACCTCTGGCTTTCTTTCGTGTTCCAGGAAAAGAGCAAACACGGATGAGGGTGCATGCACCGTCCGGCCCTACCGGGTGCTATCCGACGCTCGCTCGCTTTGAGTGAGCAcgcctttttcttcttgctggCTCTAGAATCTATTTCTCCCCTCCCTTGCTGGGGGCATATCCACCAGAGACTCCATTTTCGCCATGATTTGAGCTCTCGTCAAGTCCATAGCGGACCATTCCATGTGGGCATCTTTACTCGCGTGTACCTTTTTTGGATCATCTCTGCCCTGAGCCAGCCACAGCGGCCGCCAACTGAGAATAGACCCAGTACGACAGTAGATTTTCCCATCAGAGTCTCAACGGCATTTTGAGTTCCAAGCTTGCGCAGGCACGCACGCAATTAACCCTTGGGGAGCGTTGTGAGTTTaattgatgatggcatcacCAATGCAAAGGAGGGTCGTCAATGTCGCATCACATTCCGCAACTGCACGGTACCTGATGCGATTAAAGATTTGCACCCTGATGGAGCTCATCAGTAAAAAAGAAACTATTGTCGCACAAGAAAACTCAGCTCCAAGCCTCCCAGCCTCAATTGTAATAGAGCCCGCCTCTCCGTCAAGCAGGCTATCGAGAGACGACGTCGTGTCTTGGCccgcccagcccagctcatCACCGCCAATCCCTCTCCTCACCGGCTCCTCGGTCCCCTTCTCCTGCGTCGGATCGCATCCCCGTTCCCTGGAATGCCGCGCTAGTCCCAGCCTGCTGCTTCTCGCGAAAGCGGGCTGCCATGCCGTCGGGAAATCTCTTCTCCTTTCTCCTTAGGAAAGCGGGCGGACGATCCCGTTACAGCGCGAAACGggggagagagggagagagccTGAGACACGGAAGGGAGAAACATGCCAAACTCAAACTCGCAGGCACACTCAGGGCTGAAACCCATTTGATGTCTCTTGTCTCACCGTAGATCTTGTCTCACCAGCCCTCACTTTACCGCCCATTTCAGGGATTAATTGATTGATTGAATTCTCACCTCATCTCACACACATGAGATCCCCTTCCAAACGCCTCAAACTGCCCCTCCCTTCTTCCATCAGGACCCTTACGATCAACTCATCCCTCGCTCAGCTCGCCTCATACCCCTAGCTCTATTCTCGTGTAGATAGTTCCCCAGCCGGGCGCGATGGTACGTACGATAGTCTGACGATAGAGTTGCGAGCCAACAAGAGTCTGGGCGCGCAGAACAAAAAAGGGGATTGTGGATTCTCCCATTCCAACAGCCAACCACCCCTGGTCTGCAATTTCACCCTTGTCAGAGCTTGATTGATCCAATTGATCCCAAACTCGGGCTCCTGGGACCCCATTTTCAATCTCGTAGATCTCATAGTAATCTCATCTTATCTCCAGACGCTATTCCCCCCTGTCACCTCCCGGAGCGGACGGCCCAGAATACGACGAAATGGAAGCAATGGAAGAGTTTACGAACCCACTGTAATAATAATTCCTCAAGCTCCCGCAATTCCCATATTAACAAAGTTCCCATCCAAATCTCCCGTGTCAGATAGCTAGGTAGTTATCTCATTCTAAAACCTCGGCGTAAACTCGCTCACCACCCCGACAATCTCTGCCGTCACCCAACCGCCTTGAAAGTCCGTCCTGTACGGCACCACCCGCTCCCCGTCGACAAACGACTGCCAAGGCCGCGCGTAGAAAGAGACGTAGCCCCGGATGGCCTCATACCCCGGCTTCGGTTGCTCATAAGACCAGACCCTGTTGGCCAGGAGCCTGCCGTCAGGACCCTTCACCGAGTAGTGCGTTCTTGGGCCCTTGAATCTGCACGGTGGGTTGTAGCCCGTGGGGGTGAGAGGGATCTTGAGAGATGACTTGGGAAGGTAATATTCTATATCAGTGAGTTAACGACCTGGATGGGATCAACTTTTGTCTGGCCGAGAAACGAACCTGGCGGTCGATACTGCTGGAGGACCCAGAAGCCGTCCGACGTTTCAGCAACCTCCATGCCGTTGTAGGTGACTCGGAGATGTCTCTGTATCTTTTCTATCCGTGGAACCTCTGGAAAGTCGTCGACGTTCATCTTTGGTCTAGGCGGAGGTGCCATTGGACCCGGGATTCGCTGCCGTACCCGTctttgatggtgatggggcTGTTCTGAATCTGGTTGCTTCCGCTTGAGCTGCCCCTGCTGGTGTTGTGGAGTTGGAGTTGGCCCATTTGGTGTATCGGCATTCTGATTATCGCTCGCGTCCCGTCGCTCGGTTCGGTCTGGTTGAGCAGGAGGCTGTGGTGTTGCCCTTGGAAGATGGACATTGTTAGTAGCTCCTCGATCGAGAAGCTGCTGTTGTGGTGCTGAAGGTTGCTCGTGAGTTATGACAATCGGATTGTCACTGCTTGAGCCCTGTTTCTCGAACTTGGACTGCTTCTGAACCAGAGACTGCCCAGACGTTGCGCCTATACTACGGGTATAGCTCAATGCGCCCCGGCCGAGTTGCTTCTGGTGTTGAGCAGCAAGTTGACCGCCAGTTGTGCGGGTACCCCGAGCATTGTTCCCACTCCGCCTGTCGGGAGACAACGACGCTTGCTGAACTTGAGATTGCGAGCGAGTTGCGGTCTGGGGATTTCCCGCATTTCGCTGCGTCAACTGAGACCACTGCGCTCTGTCTAACTGCGGGTGTT
The window above is part of the Fusarium falciforme chromosome 3, complete sequence genome. Proteins encoded here:
- a CDS encoding NTP-transf-9 domain-containing protein, which encodes MQTSTRDLDLEFEGYLSFLEQQDLEDQEDESYYQYGSWLMPLEQLDQQLQLNQAQEDARDGQTASFKQPTTQTEPQLNRQAPNNDPSTDTTVRQSPAQQKLSQVDGGDRKAGSTARQLSAQQHPQLDRAQWSQLTQRNAGNPQTATRSQSQVQQASLSPDRRSGNNARGTRTTGGQLAAQHQKQLGRGALSYTRSIGATSGQSLVQKQSKFEKQGSSSDNPIVITHEQPSAPQQQLLDRGATNNVHLPRATPQPPAQPDRTERRDASDNQNADTPNGPTPTPQHQQGQLKRKQPDSEQPHHHQRRVRQRIPGPMAPPPRPKMNVDDFPEVPRIEKIQRHLRVTYNGMEVAETSDGFWVLQQYRPPEYYLPKSSLKIPLTPTGYNPPCRFKGPRTHYSVKGPDGRLLANRVWSYEQPKPGYEAIRGYVSFYARPWQSFVDGERVVPYRTDFQGGWVTAEIVGVVSEFTPRF